In one window of Vespa crabro chromosome 6, iyVesCrab1.2, whole genome shotgun sequence DNA:
- the LOC124424742 gene encoding arginine-glutamic acid dipeptide repeats protein isoform X3 produces MSAGTQGEIRVGPSHQARLPEYRPGIPPGELLPDPEFSKEREELRWIPAMALDGDLLMYLRAARSMAAFAGMCDGGSPDDGCVAASRDDTTINALDILHDSGYDPGRALQALVKCPVPKGIDKKWSEEETKRFVKGLRQFGKNFSRIRKDLLPHKDTPELVEFYYLWKKTPGANNNRPHRRRRQGSLRRIRNTRNSRAGTPKEEVPTPPKDTPAANANTKEPASEPETVPVGTPASNNPGGEISSVTEDDNSEEDSDSRDTNTNGATHSCQHCFSTNSKDYQVAGKDRLLLCTECRAHLKKTGELPPAPPYLFRPVPAESPDSPGRMRTRNKAKETPRPARPRRTGGTDTPDQEKQQQQQTPDKSKKKSSSKPETPKKAQKRSQADDAEEDKEAQKRKRGDRPESPSESLTTDSNSLMDEPERETEGDTNENQPTPIAVQPEEPVSPAVTTPEEPSEPTPTSTPVPGPIQSLPISVPVIHTLDKKPLLEEPVETKDQIEDVPLAMNQPLKLEPLPIETAMSPSNEEMKEPEQLNLSTSQPLNMNDMNQNIPRNLSQTMSNAVSSMCPPNGSQNIQSTQIISPNQQGLPLNMQYASNVPPVQNVPQNLSQNIQIPPNMPQNMSTTQNMGPTQSLRAHPENMSSTQGLPQSIGGPPLNLNISQNIPASISQIPQISSSPQPLGLTVMSSESRMTERIPEERLSTERMRDGRISDRISERVSERTESNEPERAEPPNMFQPIQPSGILSMEKPSSIYNLAGTPPMEPQNLKIKQEIIPPEPDPLQSLKEVKVPGFQTGFPGPSLENIKKDPDSTSKPPTPSKHSMPSNQPVPQIQSVAASPTPTLPPPPTSIPQPVMHPAQQPSPHMAHPFHPHHPLMHHSLFTAMHPYHPHAYPGYAPVGGYPSFPPYSYGPVPHAIPPPSPQRSQENTTMMTAHHSSTSSSVTTREEGENLIATHHHSSSMHQATTLHHDKLLTISSHSSHSHSSSHSSHNTQRKPSLVSATCLTSTSSVHHHHRPPQAQPPVVQEPKMEQDLGEPEPEEPPSPRGPSPEPRIEDSECHRSQSAIFLRHWNRGENNSCTRTDLMFKPVPDSKLARKREERSRKQAEREREERDRVAAQQARKMTTPEKQPETCKPPSRGPLEPVVSPYDRYGTRPGSYADTPALRQLSEYARPHAAFSPARHPAPPDPMIHYMYGPAARERLELEHLEREKREREIRELRERELNDRLKEELLKGTPRPMPAPVDPHWLEIHRRYAAAGLAPGPSGPPQALHQFGLYGAPPGPSQLERERLERLGIPTAAGGGPAGGGAGHPVAAHHHGQLDERLALAADPMVRLQMAGISPEYHAHTHAHTHAHTHLHLHPGQQQAQQQAQQQQEAAAAAAGFPLPAAAGANYPRPGLMPRDPALALHPAELLGRPYADMAVHHEQLQRHLMMERDRFPPHASLVAHHEEYLRMFFRQQRERELKVRALEEAARGSRP; encoded by the exons GCCCGTTTGCCTGAGTATCGGCCGGGTATCCCACCTGGAGAGCTGCTTCCTGATCCAGAATtctctaaagagagagaagagctaAGATGGATTCCAGCCATGGCATTGGATGGAGATCTACTCATGTATTTGAGAGCAGCACGATCCATGGCTGCATTTGCTGGAATGTGTGACGGAGGATCCCCAGATGATGGTTGTGTTGCAGCTTCGAGAGACGATACTACTATCAATGCTTTGGATATTTTACATGATTCTGGATATGATCCTGGAAGAGCATTGCAAGCTCTTGTTAAATGTCCTGTACCTAAAGGCATCGATAAGAAATGGTCTGAAGAAGAAACT AAACGGTTTGTCAAAGGTCTTCGACaatttggaaaaaatttttctcgtaTTAGGAAGGATCTTCTACCTCATAAAGATacg ccGGAATTGGTCGAATTTTACTATTTGTGGAAGAAAACCCCAGGTGCAAATAACAATCGACCACATCGTAGACGACGACAAGGTTCTTTGCGAAGAATTCGAAATACACGTAATTCTAGAGCAGGCACTCCTAAAGAGGAAGTTCCTACGCCACCCAAAGATACGCCGGCTGCTAATGCTAATACAAAAGAACCCGCTTCAGAACCAGAAACTGTACCTGTTGGCACACCAGCAAGTAATAATCCTGGAGGAGAGATTAGTTCTGTAACAGAAGACGATAATTCTGAAGAGGATAGTGATTCTCGCGATACTAATACAAACGGTGCAACGCATTCTTGTCAACATTGTTTCTCAACTAATTCTAAGGATTATCAGGTTGCTGGTAAAGATAGATTATTACTTTGTACGGAATGCAGAGCACATTTAAAGAAAACGGGAGAATTACCGCCTGCTCCTCCTTATTTGTTCCGCCCTGTGCCTGCGGAGTCGCCAGATAGCCCAGGTAGAATGCGAACGCGAAATAAGGCAAAAGAAACGCCAAGACCTGCGCGACCACGACGTACCGGTGGAACAGACACCCCTGATCAAGAaaagcaacagcaacaacagacACCcgataaaagtaagaaaaagtcTTCTAGTAAACCAGAAACACCAAAGAAAGCTCAAAAACGAAGCCAAGCGGATGATGCAGAGGAAGATAAGGAAGCTCAAAAACGAAAACGTGGTGACAGGCCAGAGAGTCCTTCAGAATCACTCACTACTGACAGTAATTCTCTTATGGATGAGcctgaaagagaaacagaaggaGATACGAATGAAAATCAACCTACACCAATTGCCGTACAACCTGAGGAGCCTGTTAGTCCAGCTGTAACTACGCCAGAAGAACCTTCTGAACCTACACCAACTTCAACTCCTGTGCCAGGTCCTATACAAAGTTTACCTATATCTGTTCCTGTTATTCATACTTTAGATAAAAAACCATTATTGGAAGAACCAGTAGAAACTAAAGATCAAATAGAAGATGTACCTTTAGCCATGAATCAACCATTGAAATTAGAACCACTGCCAATAGAAACAGCTATGTCACCTTCTaacgaagaaatgaaagaaccAGAACAGCTGAACTTGAGTACATCACAGCCACTAAATATGAATGATATGAATCAAAATATACCTCGTAACTTGTCTCAAACAATGTCAAATGCAGTAAGTAGCATGTGTCCACCAAATGGTTCACAAAATATCCAAAGTACACAAATTATATCACCTAATCAGCAAGGATTACCATTAAACATGCAATATGCATCTAATGTTCCACCAGTTCAAAATGTGCCACAGAATTTATCTCAAAACATACAAATACCACCAAATATGCCACAAAATATGTCTACCACTCAAAATATGGGACCAACACAAAGTTTGCGCGCACATCCTGAGAATATGTCGAGTACACAAGGTTTGCCACAAAGTATTGGAGGCCCTCCGTTGAATCTCAATATATCTCAAAATATACCAGCAAGTATATCTCAGATACCTCAAATATCAAGTTCGCCACAGCCTCTTGGATTAACGGTCATGTCATCGGAAAGTAGAATGACCGAAAGAATTCCAGAAGAAAGATTATCTACAGAAAGAATGCGTGATGGAAGAATTTCTGATAGAATATCTGAAAGAGTATCCGAACGTACTGAAAGTAATGAACCAGAGAGAGCAGAACCGCCGAATATGTTCCAACCGATTCAACCAAGTGGAATTCTATCTATGGAAAAACCTTCGAGCATTTATAATTTAGCTGGAACTCCACCAATGGAACCAcaaaacttaaaaattaaacaagaaATTATTCCTCCTGAACCGGATCCTTTGCAAAGTTTAAAAGAAGTGAAAGTTCCTGGTTTTCAGACCGGTTTTCCTGGTCCAAGtttggaaaatataaaaaaagatccaGATAGTACTAGTAAACCACCTACACCAAGTAAACATTCAATGCCAAGTAATCAACCAGTGCCACAGATTCAATCAGTGGCAGCATCGCCAACGCCAACGTTACCGCCTCCACCGACGTCTATTCCTCAACCCGTGATGCATCCGGCGCAACAGCCTAGTCCACATATGGCTCATCCGTTCCATCCTCATCATCCCTTGATGCATCATTCATTATTTACAGCGATGCATCCTTACCATCCACATGCTTATCCAGGATACGCACCTGTTGGTGGATATCCCTCGTTTCCACCATACTCATATGGACCAGTACCCCATGCTAttccaccaccatcaccacaaAGAAGTCAAGAGAATACAACAATGATGACAGCTCATCACTCTAGTACAAGTTCTAGTGTGACGAccagagaagaaggagaaaatctTATTGCTACCCATCATCATTCTTCTAGTATGCATCAAGCGACCACCTTGCATCACGACAAACTGTTAACCATCTCCTCTCATAGTTCTCACAGTCACTCGTCATCGCATAGTTCACATAATACTCAGCGTAAACCGTCGCTCGTTTCAGCAACGTGTTTAACGTCAACTAGTTCTGTACACCATCATCATCGACCTCCTCAAGCACAACCACCTGTTGTGCAGGAACCAAAGATGGAACAGGATCTTGGTGAGCCAGAACCAGAAGAACCGCCCAGTCCACGTGGACCTTCTCCTGAGCCAAGAATTGAAGACTCCGAATGTCACAGATCACAATCTGCAATATTTTTACGACATTGGAATCGAGGTGAAAATAATTCATGTACCAGGACAGATTTGATGTTTAAACCTGTGCCTGATTCTAAGTTAGCTAGAAAGCGAGAAGAAAGATCAAGAAAAcaagcagagagagaaagagaagaacgtGATAGAGTTGCTGCACAGCAGGCTAGAAAAATGACGACTCCAGAGAAACAACCTGAAACTTGTAAGCCACCTAGTCGTGGTCCACTTGAACCCGTTGTCTCACCATATGATAGGTATGGAACAAGACCAGGGTCTTATGCAGATACACCAGCTTTAAGACAACTCTCTGAATATGCAAGGCCACATGCAGCGTTTTCACCTGCTAGACATCCTGCTCCACCAGATCCGATGATCCATTATATGTATGGACCAGCTGCGAGGGAACGTTTAGAACTAGAACATTTAGAAcgtgaaaagagagaacgcgAAATAAGAGAGTTGCGTGAGAGAGAATTAAATGATCGTTTAAAGGAGGAACTATTAAAAGGAACACCCAGACCAATGCCGGCTCCTGTTGATCCACATTGGTTGGAAATTCATCGACGATATGCGGCTGCAGGTCTCGCCCCAGGACCATCGGGACCACCACAAGCTTTGCACCAATTTGGTCTATATGGAGCTCCGCCTGGACCAAGTCAATTAGAACGAGAACGACTAGAAAGATTAg GGATACCGACTGCAGCCGGCGGGGGGCCAGCGGGTGGAGGGGCTGGCCATCCCGTAGCGGCTCATCACCATGGCCAGCTGGACGAGCGGTTGGCTCTAGCTGCTGACCCGATGGTCCGGTTGCAGATGGCTGGCATCTCGCCCGAGTATCACGCTCACACTCACGCGCATACGCATGCGCATACGCACTTGCACTTACATCCGGGACAACAGCAGGCCCAGCAACAGGCTCAGCAACAGCAGGAGGCAGCTGCGGCTGCAGCTGGATTCCCCCTGCCTG CTGCTGCTGGTGCTAATTATCCTCGGCCAGGTTTAATGCCTCGTGATCCAGCATTGGCTCTTCATCCAGCTGAGCTTCTTGGAAGACCATATGCGGATATGGCAGTGCATCATGAACAGTTGCAACGTCATTTGATGATGGAACGCGATCGTTTTCCTCCACATGCATCGCTTGTGGCTCATCATGAGGAATATCTGAG GATGTTTTTTAGACAACAGCGTGAGCGCGAGCTTAAAGTGCGTGCATTGGAAGAAGCTGCACGTGGATCTCGTccttaa
- the LOC124424742 gene encoding arginine-glutamic acid dipeptide repeats protein isoform X5, with protein MSAGTQGEIRVGPSHQELVSCQARLPEYRPGIPPGELLPDPEFSKEREELRWIPAMALDGDLLMYLRAARSMAAFAGMCDGGSPDDGCVAASRDDTTINALDILHDSGYDPGRALQALVKCPVPKGIDKKWSEEETKRFVKGLRQFGKNFSRIRKDLLPHKDTPELVEFYYLWKKTPGANNNRPHRRRRQGSLRRIRNTRNSRAGTPKEEVPTPPKDTPAANANTKEPASEPETVPVGTPASNNPGGEISSVTEDDNSEEDSDSRDTNTNGATHSCQHCFSTNSKDYQVAGKDRLLLCTECRAHLKKTGELPPAPPYLFRPVPAESPDSPGRMRTRNKAKETPRPARPRRTGGTDTPDQEKQQQQQTPDKSKKKSSSKPETPKKAQKRSQADDAEEDKEAQKRKRGDRPESPSESLTTDSNSLMDEPERETEGDTNENQPTPIAVQPEEPVSPAVTTPEEPSEPTPTSTPVPGPIQSLPISVPVIHTLDKKPLLEEPVETKDQIEDVPLAMNQPLKLEPLPIETAMSPSNEEMKEPEQLNLSTSQPLNMNDMNQNIPRNLSQTMSNAVSSMCPPNGSQNIQSTQIISPNQQGLPLNMQYASNVPPVQNVPQNLSQNIQIPPNMPQNMSTTQNMGPTQSLRAHPENMSSTQGLPQSIGGPPLNLNISQNIPASISQIPQISSSPQPLGLTVMSSESRMTERIPEERLSTERMRDGRISDRISERVSERTESNEPERAEPPNMFQPIQPSGILSMEKPSSIYNLAGTPPMEPQNLKIKQEIIPPEPDPLQSLKEVKVPGFQTGFPGPSLENIKKDPDSTSKPPTPSKHSMPSNQPVPQIQSVAASPTPTLPPPPTSIPQPVMHPAQQPSPHMAHPFHPHHPLMHHSLFTAMHPYHPHAYPGYAPVGGYPSFPPYSYGPVPHAIPPPSPQRSQENTTMMTAHHSSTSSSVTTREEGENLIATHHHSSSMHQATTLHHDKLLTISSHSSHSHSSSHSSHNTQRKPSLVSATCLTSTSSVHHHHRPPQAQPPVVQEPKMEQDLGEPEPEEPPSPRGPSPEPRIEDSECHRSQSAIFLRHWNRGENNSCTRTDLMFKPVPDSKLARKREERSRKQAEREREERDRVAAQQARKMTTPEKQPETCKPPSRGPLEPVVSPYDRYGTRPGSYADTPALRQLSEYARPHAAFSPARHPAPPDPMIHYMYGPAARERLELEHLEREKREREIRELRERELNDRLKEELLKGTPRPMPAPVDPHWLEIHRRYAAAGLAPGPSGPPQALHQFGLYGAPPGPSQLERERLERLAAAGANYPRPGLMPRDPALALHPAELLGRPYADMAVHHEQLQRHLMMERDRFPPHASLVAHHEEYLRMFFRQQRERELKVRALEEAARGSRP; from the exons GAATTGGTTTCTTGTCAGGCCCGTTTGCCTGAGTATCGGCCGGGTATCCCACCTGGAGAGCTGCTTCCTGATCCAGAATtctctaaagagagagaagagctaAGATGGATTCCAGCCATGGCATTGGATGGAGATCTACTCATGTATTTGAGAGCAGCACGATCCATGGCTGCATTTGCTGGAATGTGTGACGGAGGATCCCCAGATGATGGTTGTGTTGCAGCTTCGAGAGACGATACTACTATCAATGCTTTGGATATTTTACATGATTCTGGATATGATCCTGGAAGAGCATTGCAAGCTCTTGTTAAATGTCCTGTACCTAAAGGCATCGATAAGAAATGGTCTGAAGAAGAAACT AAACGGTTTGTCAAAGGTCTTCGACaatttggaaaaaatttttctcgtaTTAGGAAGGATCTTCTACCTCATAAAGATacg ccGGAATTGGTCGAATTTTACTATTTGTGGAAGAAAACCCCAGGTGCAAATAACAATCGACCACATCGTAGACGACGACAAGGTTCTTTGCGAAGAATTCGAAATACACGTAATTCTAGAGCAGGCACTCCTAAAGAGGAAGTTCCTACGCCACCCAAAGATACGCCGGCTGCTAATGCTAATACAAAAGAACCCGCTTCAGAACCAGAAACTGTACCTGTTGGCACACCAGCAAGTAATAATCCTGGAGGAGAGATTAGTTCTGTAACAGAAGACGATAATTCTGAAGAGGATAGTGATTCTCGCGATACTAATACAAACGGTGCAACGCATTCTTGTCAACATTGTTTCTCAACTAATTCTAAGGATTATCAGGTTGCTGGTAAAGATAGATTATTACTTTGTACGGAATGCAGAGCACATTTAAAGAAAACGGGAGAATTACCGCCTGCTCCTCCTTATTTGTTCCGCCCTGTGCCTGCGGAGTCGCCAGATAGCCCAGGTAGAATGCGAACGCGAAATAAGGCAAAAGAAACGCCAAGACCTGCGCGACCACGACGTACCGGTGGAACAGACACCCCTGATCAAGAaaagcaacagcaacaacagacACCcgataaaagtaagaaaaagtcTTCTAGTAAACCAGAAACACCAAAGAAAGCTCAAAAACGAAGCCAAGCGGATGATGCAGAGGAAGATAAGGAAGCTCAAAAACGAAAACGTGGTGACAGGCCAGAGAGTCCTTCAGAATCACTCACTACTGACAGTAATTCTCTTATGGATGAGcctgaaagagaaacagaaggaGATACGAATGAAAATCAACCTACACCAATTGCCGTACAACCTGAGGAGCCTGTTAGTCCAGCTGTAACTACGCCAGAAGAACCTTCTGAACCTACACCAACTTCAACTCCTGTGCCAGGTCCTATACAAAGTTTACCTATATCTGTTCCTGTTATTCATACTTTAGATAAAAAACCATTATTGGAAGAACCAGTAGAAACTAAAGATCAAATAGAAGATGTACCTTTAGCCATGAATCAACCATTGAAATTAGAACCACTGCCAATAGAAACAGCTATGTCACCTTCTaacgaagaaatgaaagaaccAGAACAGCTGAACTTGAGTACATCACAGCCACTAAATATGAATGATATGAATCAAAATATACCTCGTAACTTGTCTCAAACAATGTCAAATGCAGTAAGTAGCATGTGTCCACCAAATGGTTCACAAAATATCCAAAGTACACAAATTATATCACCTAATCAGCAAGGATTACCATTAAACATGCAATATGCATCTAATGTTCCACCAGTTCAAAATGTGCCACAGAATTTATCTCAAAACATACAAATACCACCAAATATGCCACAAAATATGTCTACCACTCAAAATATGGGACCAACACAAAGTTTGCGCGCACATCCTGAGAATATGTCGAGTACACAAGGTTTGCCACAAAGTATTGGAGGCCCTCCGTTGAATCTCAATATATCTCAAAATATACCAGCAAGTATATCTCAGATACCTCAAATATCAAGTTCGCCACAGCCTCTTGGATTAACGGTCATGTCATCGGAAAGTAGAATGACCGAAAGAATTCCAGAAGAAAGATTATCTACAGAAAGAATGCGTGATGGAAGAATTTCTGATAGAATATCTGAAAGAGTATCCGAACGTACTGAAAGTAATGAACCAGAGAGAGCAGAACCGCCGAATATGTTCCAACCGATTCAACCAAGTGGAATTCTATCTATGGAAAAACCTTCGAGCATTTATAATTTAGCTGGAACTCCACCAATGGAACCAcaaaacttaaaaattaaacaagaaATTATTCCTCCTGAACCGGATCCTTTGCAAAGTTTAAAAGAAGTGAAAGTTCCTGGTTTTCAGACCGGTTTTCCTGGTCCAAGtttggaaaatataaaaaaagatccaGATAGTACTAGTAAACCACCTACACCAAGTAAACATTCAATGCCAAGTAATCAACCAGTGCCACAGATTCAATCAGTGGCAGCATCGCCAACGCCAACGTTACCGCCTCCACCGACGTCTATTCCTCAACCCGTGATGCATCCGGCGCAACAGCCTAGTCCACATATGGCTCATCCGTTCCATCCTCATCATCCCTTGATGCATCATTCATTATTTACAGCGATGCATCCTTACCATCCACATGCTTATCCAGGATACGCACCTGTTGGTGGATATCCCTCGTTTCCACCATACTCATATGGACCAGTACCCCATGCTAttccaccaccatcaccacaaAGAAGTCAAGAGAATACAACAATGATGACAGCTCATCACTCTAGTACAAGTTCTAGTGTGACGAccagagaagaaggagaaaatctTATTGCTACCCATCATCATTCTTCTAGTATGCATCAAGCGACCACCTTGCATCACGACAAACTGTTAACCATCTCCTCTCATAGTTCTCACAGTCACTCGTCATCGCATAGTTCACATAATACTCAGCGTAAACCGTCGCTCGTTTCAGCAACGTGTTTAACGTCAACTAGTTCTGTACACCATCATCATCGACCTCCTCAAGCACAACCACCTGTTGTGCAGGAACCAAAGATGGAACAGGATCTTGGTGAGCCAGAACCAGAAGAACCGCCCAGTCCACGTGGACCTTCTCCTGAGCCAAGAATTGAAGACTCCGAATGTCACAGATCACAATCTGCAATATTTTTACGACATTGGAATCGAGGTGAAAATAATTCATGTACCAGGACAGATTTGATGTTTAAACCTGTGCCTGATTCTAAGTTAGCTAGAAAGCGAGAAGAAAGATCAAGAAAAcaagcagagagagaaagagaagaacgtGATAGAGTTGCTGCACAGCAGGCTAGAAAAATGACGACTCCAGAGAAACAACCTGAAACTTGTAAGCCACCTAGTCGTGGTCCACTTGAACCCGTTGTCTCACCATATGATAGGTATGGAACAAGACCAGGGTCTTATGCAGATACACCAGCTTTAAGACAACTCTCTGAATATGCAAGGCCACATGCAGCGTTTTCACCTGCTAGACATCCTGCTCCACCAGATCCGATGATCCATTATATGTATGGACCAGCTGCGAGGGAACGTTTAGAACTAGAACATTTAGAAcgtgaaaagagagaacgcgAAATAAGAGAGTTGCGTGAGAGAGAATTAAATGATCGTTTAAAGGAGGAACTATTAAAAGGAACACCCAGACCAATGCCGGCTCCTGTTGATCCACATTGGTTGGAAATTCATCGACGATATGCGGCTGCAGGTCTCGCCCCAGGACCATCGGGACCACCACAAGCTTTGCACCAATTTGGTCTATATGGAGCTCCGCCTGGACCAAGTCAATTAGAACGAGAACGACTAGAAAGATTAg CTGCTGCTGGTGCTAATTATCCTCGGCCAGGTTTAATGCCTCGTGATCCAGCATTGGCTCTTCATCCAGCTGAGCTTCTTGGAAGACCATATGCGGATATGGCAGTGCATCATGAACAGTTGCAACGTCATTTGATGATGGAACGCGATCGTTTTCCTCCACATGCATCGCTTGTGGCTCATCATGAGGAATATCTGAG GATGTTTTTTAGACAACAGCGTGAGCGCGAGCTTAAAGTGCGTGCATTGGAAGAAGCTGCACGTGGATCTCGTccttaa